The Thiorhodovibrio litoralis genome includes a window with the following:
- a CDS encoding CTP synthase, which yields MRPKLIFVTGGVVSSLGKGIASASLAALLEARGLKVTMIKLDPYINVDPGTMSPFQHGEVYVTDDGAETDLDLGHYERFLRTRMGRKNNFTTGQIYESVIRKERRGDYLGRTVQVIPHITDEIKDSIRLGAGWCLDADDGETDVALVEIGGTVGDIESLPFLEAIRQMRIELGREQVLFMHLTLVPYIRAAGEIKTKPTQHSVKELRSIGIQPDILLCRAEHHLPDDERRKIALFTNVTENAVISAVDADNIYRIPSILHAQGLDELVVKQFGLEVPPADLSEWNKVLDGFESPRDQVTIGMVGKYMDLTEAYKSLSEALAHAGVHAQAQVEIRYLDSEDIERSGTGVLDGLDAILVPGGFGGRGIEGKIAAVRHAREQRIPYLGICLGMQVAVIEYARDVAELEGAHSTEFAADTEHPVIALITEWETETGARERRDASADMGGTMRLGGQNCRLEPGSLARSIYSQHQIRERHRHRFEFNNQYLDRLKDAGLRFSGWSLDGRLVEIIEIPDHPWFVGCQFHPEFTSTPRDGHPLFRSFIEAARDYRRSRTD from the coding sequence ATGAGACCCAAGCTGATTTTCGTCACCGGCGGTGTTGTGTCTTCGCTCGGTAAAGGCATTGCATCGGCTTCCCTTGCTGCCCTGCTTGAGGCGCGCGGGCTTAAGGTCACCATGATCAAGCTGGATCCCTACATCAATGTAGATCCCGGCACCATGAGCCCCTTCCAGCATGGGGAAGTCTATGTCACCGACGATGGCGCGGAGACGGACCTGGACCTCGGCCACTATGAGCGCTTTCTGCGCACCCGCATGGGGCGTAAGAATAATTTCACCACCGGGCAGATTTACGAAAGTGTGATCCGCAAGGAACGCCGCGGTGACTATCTTGGTCGCACCGTGCAGGTGATTCCGCACATCACCGACGAGATCAAGGACAGTATTCGCCTGGGCGCCGGCTGGTGCTTGGATGCTGACGACGGCGAGACCGATGTTGCCTTGGTCGAGATTGGCGGCACCGTGGGCGACATCGAATCCTTGCCATTTCTCGAAGCCATCCGTCAGATGCGCATCGAGCTTGGGCGCGAGCAGGTGCTGTTCATGCACCTCACGCTGGTGCCCTATATCCGCGCGGCGGGAGAGATCAAGACCAAGCCGACCCAGCATTCGGTCAAGGAACTGCGCTCCATCGGTATTCAACCGGACATTCTGCTGTGTCGTGCTGAGCATCACCTGCCGGATGATGAGCGGCGCAAGATCGCGCTCTTCACCAACGTGACCGAGAATGCGGTCATCTCGGCCGTGGATGCTGACAATATTTACCGCATTCCGTCGATTCTGCATGCGCAGGGTCTTGATGAGCTGGTCGTGAAGCAGTTTGGGCTCGAAGTGCCGCCGGCTGATCTGTCTGAGTGGAACAAGGTGCTTGACGGGTTTGAGTCGCCGCGCGATCAGGTCACCATCGGCATGGTCGGCAAGTACATGGACCTGACCGAGGCCTACAAGTCATTGTCCGAGGCCCTGGCCCACGCCGGGGTGCATGCGCAGGCGCAGGTCGAGATCCGTTATCTGGATTCCGAAGACATCGAACGCTCGGGCACCGGCGTGCTTGATGGGCTGGACGCCATTTTGGTGCCGGGCGGTTTCGGCGGGCGCGGCATTGAGGGGAAGATCGCCGCGGTGCGCCATGCGCGCGAGCAGCGCATTCCCTACTTGGGTATTTGTCTCGGCATGCAGGTCGCGGTGATCGAATACGCCCGCGATGTGGCCGAGCTTGAGGGCGCGCACAGCACCGAGTTCGCCGCTGATACCGAGCATCCGGTCATCGCCCTGATCACCGAATGGGAAACCGAGACCGGCGCGCGCGAGCGTCGCGATGCCAGCGCGGACATGGGCGGGACCATGCGCCTGGGCGGGCAGAACTGCCGCCTGGAACCGGGCAGCCTGGCGCGGTCCATCTATAGCCAGCACCAGATCCGCGAGCGCCACCGCCATCGCTTTGAGTTCAATAACCAGTATCTCGACCGCCTGAAGGACGCCGGGCTGCGCTTCTCCGGCTGGTCGCTCGACGGGCGCCTGGTCGAGATCATCGAAATTCCGGATCACCCCTGGTTCGTCGGCTGTCAGTTCCATCCCGAGTTCACCTCGACCCCGCGCGACGGGCATCCGCTGTTCCGCAGCTTTATTGAGGCGGCGCGCGATTACCGGCGCAGCCGCACTGACTGA
- the kdsA gene encoding 3-deoxy-8-phosphooctulonate synthase, with the protein MRLCGFEVGLDQPLFLISGPCVIESEGLVLEMAADLKAITEALGVPYIFKASFDKANRSSIDSFRGLGLETGLRILERVRTEVRVPVLTDVHEDTPVSEVADVVDVLQTPAFLCRQTNFIQDVAAQGKPVNIKKGQFLAPWDMAQVVRKARESGNDQILVCERGVSFGYNNLVSDMRALAVMRETGCPVVFDATHSVQLPGGQGHASGGQREFVPVLARAAVAAGVSGLFMETHPNPDQAKSDGPNAWPLGKMRELLETLVGIDRLVKAGDLAETALLGAAASRT; encoded by the coding sequence ATGCGTCTCTGTGGTTTTGAGGTTGGCCTCGACCAACCACTGTTTCTGATCAGCGGCCCTTGTGTGATCGAGAGCGAAGGACTGGTGCTGGAGATGGCCGCCGACCTAAAGGCGATCACCGAGGCACTGGGGGTCCCCTATATCTTCAAGGCCTCTTTTGATAAGGCCAATCGGTCATCGATCGATAGCTTTCGTGGGTTAGGCTTAGAGACTGGGCTGCGCATCCTCGAGCGGGTGCGCACCGAAGTGCGGGTGCCGGTGCTGACCGATGTGCATGAGGATACGCCGGTCAGTGAGGTGGCGGATGTGGTCGATGTGCTGCAAACGCCGGCCTTTTTGTGTCGGCAGACTAACTTCATTCAAGATGTGGCGGCGCAGGGCAAGCCCGTCAATATCAAGAAGGGGCAGTTTTTGGCGCCCTGGGACATGGCGCAAGTGGTGCGCAAAGCGCGCGAGAGCGGCAATGACCAGATCCTGGTGTGCGAGCGCGGCGTGAGCTTCGGCTACAACAATTTGGTCTCGGACATGCGCGCACTGGCGGTGATGCGCGAGACCGGCTGCCCGGTGGTGTTCGATGCGACTCACTCGGTGCAGCTGCCAGGCGGGCAGGGGCATGCCTCGGGCGGACAGCGTGAATTCGTGCCGGTGCTGGCGCGCGCGGCGGTGGCGGCCGGGGTCTCGGGTCTCTTTATGGAGACGCACCCGAACCCGGATCAGGCCAAGAGCGATGGTCCCAATGCCTGGCCGCTGGGGAAGATGCGCGAGTTGCTCGAGACTCTGGTTGGCATTGACCGGCTGGTGAAGGCGGGTGATTTGGCTGAAACGGCTTTGCTGGGAGCGGCTGCTTCGCGGACGTGA
- the eno gene encoding phosphopyruvate hydratase gives MSEIVEIRAREILDSRGNPTVEADVITADGAIGRAAVPSGASTGSREALELRDGDKSRYGGKGVLHACANIGGEIREAVLGMEVSDQTAIDERMIALDGTDNKGRLGANAILGVSMAAAHAAAQEKALPLYQYLGDGNYRLPVPMMNIINGGQHADNSVDFQEFMILPVGAASIREAVRYGAEVFHALKAVLKGRGLATSVGDEGGFAPDLPSNEAAIEVILEAIGKAGFKAGQDIYLGMDVAASEFYENGRYNLAGEGRTLDAAGMTDLLLDWCAKYPIITIEDGLAEGDWEGWKDHTERLGAKVQVVGDDLYVTNTKILQEGIDKGIANSILIKVNQIGTLTETLAAINMAHGAGYTAVVSHRSGETEDTTIADLAVAAATGQIKTGSLSRSDRVAKYNQLMRIEDQLGDGAVYAGRSAFKQLA, from the coding sequence ATGTCTGAAATCGTCGAAATTCGTGCGCGGGAGATTCTCGACTCGCGCGGCAATCCGACTGTCGAAGCCGATGTGATCACGGCCGATGGCGCCATTGGTCGTGCCGCGGTGCCCTCGGGAGCCTCGACCGGCTCGCGCGAAGCCTTGGAGCTGCGCGATGGCGACAAATCCCGCTATGGCGGCAAGGGCGTGCTCCATGCCTGCGCCAACATCGGCGGCGAGATTCGCGAGGCAGTGCTGGGCATGGAGGTCTCGGACCAGACTGCAATCGACGAGCGCATGATCGCGCTCGACGGCACCGACAACAAAGGTCGCCTGGGCGCCAATGCCATCCTCGGTGTGTCCATGGCCGCGGCCCATGCTGCTGCGCAGGAAAAGGCTCTGCCGCTCTATCAATACCTCGGCGATGGTAATTACCGCCTGCCGGTGCCGATGATGAACATCATCAACGGCGGTCAGCATGCGGATAACAGCGTCGATTTTCAGGAGTTCATGATTTTGCCGGTGGGCGCCGCCAGCATCCGCGAGGCGGTGCGGTATGGCGCCGAGGTCTTTCATGCGCTGAAAGCGGTGCTCAAAGGTCGCGGGCTGGCGACCTCGGTGGGTGACGAGGGTGGTTTCGCCCCCGATCTCCCGTCGAATGAAGCCGCCATTGAGGTGATTCTGGAAGCTATCGGAAAGGCTGGCTTCAAGGCTGGGCAGGATATTTATCTCGGGATGGACGTGGCCGCGTCTGAGTTCTACGAGAACGGCCGCTACAACCTCGCGGGCGAGGGGCGCACTCTCGATGCTGCTGGCATGACCGACCTGTTGCTCGACTGGTGCGCCAAATACCCCATCATCACCATTGAGGATGGCCTGGCCGAGGGCGACTGGGAGGGCTGGAAAGATCACACCGAACGACTCGGCGCCAAGGTGCAGGTGGTAGGCGATGATCTCTATGTCACCAACACCAAAATCCTGCAGGAAGGCATCGATAAGGGCATTGCTAACTCTATACTCATCAAGGTCAATCAGATCGGCACCCTGACCGAAACTTTGGCTGCGATCAACATGGCCCATGGCGCCGGCTACACCGCCGTGGTATCGCACCGCTCGGGCGAGACCGAGGACACCACCATCGCCGATCTGGCGGTCGCGGCCGCGACTGGGCAGATCAAGACCGGTTCGCTGTCGCGCTCTGATCGCGTCGCCAAGTACAACCAGCTGATGCGCATCGAGGATCAGCTTGGCGATGGCGCCGTCTATGCAGGGCGTTCGGCGTTCAAGCAGCTGGCCTAG
- the ftsB gene encoding cell division protein FtsB, whose amino-acid sequence MTSMRWFVLGLVLLLGVLQYRLWVGEGSLAQLHTLKLQLADSETELERLRTRNQALIAEVESLKTGLAAIEERARFDLGMIRDGEFFLQVIEKPPVEGGRSQSGSKTGSKSGEP is encoded by the coding sequence ATGACGTCCATGCGCTGGTTTGTGCTGGGCCTGGTGCTCCTGCTCGGGGTGCTGCAGTATCGACTCTGGGTTGGCGAAGGCAGCCTGGCGCAGTTGCACACGCTCAAGCTCCAACTCGCCGATTCCGAGACGGAACTTGAACGCTTGCGAACGCGCAATCAGGCGCTGATTGCCGAGGTCGAAAGCCTGAAAACCGGCCTGGCCGCAATTGAGGAGCGCGCCCGTTTCGATCTCGGCATGATCCGTGACGGCGAGTTTTTCCTGCAGGTGATCGAGAAGCCGCCGGTCGAAGGTGGCCGTTCCCAATCTGGCTCCAAAACTGGCTCCAAATCGGGCGAGCCATGA